DNA from Paenibacillus sp. JQZ6Y-1:
AATATGAATCAGCTTGCGGTACATCGTCAGAATCGAATCGGAATCTTCTTCCTGCTGCGCTACATTGATATATTCATGGTTTGGATTAACCGGAATCCACGGCTTATGCTCGGAAAAGCCGCCATAGGTGCTATTATCCCATTGCATCGGGGTACGAGCATTGTCGCGCGCCTTGGTACGAATACGCTTCATGACCTGTTCCGGGTCTTCGCCGTACTTGGTCGTCATCAGATCATAATAGACACGCGCTTGCTGCTCAGTTACATCGTCAATCGTATGCAGATGGGAGGCATTGGTCATGCCGATCTCATCGCCTTGGTAAATGTGCGGTGTACCGCGCAGCGTCAATTGCAGGATGCCCAGCATTTTCGCTGATTCGACGCGATGACGACCTTCATCTCCGAGGTAAGCGACTAGACGCGGGTGATCATGATTGCTCAGATACGTACCCATCCAGCCTTCACCATACAGATCTTTTTGCCATTTGGCGACGATTTCTTTTAGCTCATGCAGATCCCATGATTTGCTTTTCCACATATCCTTTGGATCGTCGCAGATTTTGGACGCCTCGATCATCAACACCATATTCAATTCTTCGCGCCCCGGATGGGTATATTCCTTCACATCTTCGAGTGTGACATCGGATGCCTCGCCCGTCGTGAAGATCGGATAATGGGAAAAGACCTCGGTGTACATCTCATGCAGATATTCATGAATATGCGGTCCATTTTTATAAAACTCTGTTGAGTTCGCCTGCATTTTATCTGTATCCGTTGCTGGTGGGAAGCTGGTATCTTTGGAGATGACATTGACCGCATCAATCCGGTAGCCGTCCATGCCCTGATCAAGCCAGAAACGCATCGCCTTGTGCATATCCTTGCGTACCTTCGGATTGTCCCAGTTCAGATCGGGCTGCTTGACCCCATAGGAATGCAGATAATATTGCCCGGTTCGCTCGTCGAGTGTCCACATGGAATCACCGAGAAACGAAGTCCAGTTGTTCGGAGGTCCGCCATCTGGTGCTGGATCACGCCAGAAATAATAGTCGCGATACTTACTATCACGCGAGGATCGGGATTCTTCAAACCATGGATGCTCATCTGAGGTATGATTCACCACCAGATCCATGATCATGCGCATATTTCGCTCATGCAGCTCGTGCAATAATTCCTTCCAATCATCCATCGTGCCATATTCAGGATTGATCCCATAATGATCTGTAATATCATAACCATAGTCGGCATTAGGAGAAGGGTAAACGGGTGGTAGCCAGATAATATCGATGCCTAGATCTTGAAGATAGTCGAGCTTGGAGAGGATGCCCGGAATATCGCCAATGCCATCATTGTTGCTGTCCTTGAAGCTACGGGGGTAGACTTCGTAAATTACGCTTTCTTTCCAGAATTCGGGCTTCATGATTTTTTTCATAATCCTGCTCCTATCGGAAATGAATATAATGACCGGATCTCGTTTGTTTACCGGGTATGCTGTATAAAAGAAAGTACCTGCTCTTTTAAATACCCGCATCCGGCTTGACGAAATCCTGCTCCCTCAAAAAGAACCAAGTTTTGTTACTACGTAGTCATACGCATTCTATAGTAGCGCAGCGAAAATCGCAGCATGCAGCGGCTTTAAGCGATACACAGCAGCATCTTTTCGGGTATATACATAATAGATAGAGGGGAACGGGAAGGATGATCATTATGGAAAAGCCGGAAGTGATGCAATCCGGTAATGGATGGACATGGTACCATTTGGACGACAGTCAGCATTTGATCGAGCATGAGGACTTTGACGAACGGATTCAAGCTTGGGCTTCAGAAAGCCTGTTATGTCGGCATAATCATATATCCACCATCTCGTATGTAGATGGGCAAAATGCGATGAACGGGACGCTTGTTGCACGATTAAAGGATGGACCGGGAGACGGTTGGATTTTCCATTACTATGTAGATGAGGGGCGACTGATCACCGTAGGGAATATGGAATGGTTGGAAAATAAGATCAGCGGCAAAGCGTGGGAAGAATATGTATTGGAACAAGGCGAGCCGATCGAAGGCTTTATTTTTGTGATCAATTCCTTTATTCGTGCGCTGTTTGCACGTATGGATGAGATTGAGCAATATTTGATGAAAATTGAAGAGCGTATGCAGGGCAACAATGGTAGCCGACTGCTCAAGGAAATTATTGATCTGCGCAATCAATTGACGCGCTGGAATCTACATACGATTGCGCTGAAGGAAATCGAATATGCGATTGAGGAGACGTTTCCTAATACGCACGATAACTCCAACACCTGCCGTATTATGCGGATCTATATGAATCGGATTCGGATGCTTCAGCAAAATTATGAGCATGAGATTGATTCCCTGCTCAAAGTCGATGACAACATCGGTAATTATCGCTCCAATATGATCATGCGTACCTTGACCGTATTCACCGTGCTGCTCACCCCAATGACCGCACTTGGCGCGATCTGGGGGATGAATTTTAAAAACATGCCGGAGCTGGATTGGTCGTGGGGATATGCCGGAGCGCTTGGGCTGATTACGGGAACGACCCTGATCACCTATTGGTGGCTGAAACGAACTGGTCTGACGGACGATATTCTGCGTATTGATCTGAAGCAGGAGCAGCGGGATGACGACGATTAATTGCGTTGTTCAGCGTAATCTTTCCACATGACATGTGAACAGCATAGATATCATCCACAAAAGCTACCGTATCAATGTACGGTAGCTTTTGCGATGCGGATGTATTCACTTGTGTAACACTTCCATGGATGCAGACGTATCCACTTGTATATTAGCCCTAGATCGAAAGTTAGCGCCAGATGGAAATGACCTGCTGTACCAACGGTTTGCCCGGGGTAACTGGGAACCAATTAGCAATCCAAGGAATGGTGTTCAAACGGGTGCGCAATAGAACCGTATCGATTTTGGGTGCGTCGTATACGCGTAGGGAAATACGGAATTGACCGTTGCCCTGTTTATCTTTTAAAAAATCAAAGTCATAAAAATCGATATTGTATCCAAGTTCCGCTCGAATGATGGGAAACAGTACCGAGACAAGTGTCTGCCCGTGGGCATTCTTGTATCCATCGTAGAACCCATCCTCTACATTCAATAGAATCGAATAATTCCCCCACGAATTGTACGAAGAGGCAGAATAATCAGAAACATATACATCGTTAGTTACCGTGCTGTTAGCGAATGCAGCAGGAGCCAGTATGGTCCACAACAATAGAATGGATAAGATAGACAGGAACGATTTGATCATAATAGATTCCTCCTTTATCGTTGGCAAAATGGTATACCGATGAATACAGCGTATGTAATGTCATGTTGAGCGTACCGTATGTCCTCCTTTCCCTGAATCTGCTAAGATAATAACTTATTTACTAAAATATGTATATATTAAATGTTAATTCCATTAAAATGGAATCGTTGGATGAAAGTTGGTAAATGAATTGTTTCCATTTGTAACTTTCCGTAGGTTGTTCGCCGAATATAAACGGTGTTACCTTACAAGGTGTCCGGCGCACTGGCTGTGCAGCGGATGGCAGCGAAGCCTAATATAGACTGGCAATGTATATTCAGGTGGAATCCCGTGATGCAAATTATCCGGTCTGCCAGTCTTCATAGTAAGGAAGTAACACCGTCATACATAAAGAGATGGTACGCCTCCATATGAAAGACTGATGTTTGGGAAACAAAGGATAGCGGAATATGGAAACAAGTTTGTAATCAGGGGACAAGGAGATGTCAAAGTGAAAAAGAAGCTAGGAACAGCATTACTTGCAACAGCATTAACCGTCAGCGGGGTTGTACATATCCCTTATGCGGTCGCGGCAACGCCTATCAAGATTGTGATTGATGGTGTACAGCTGAACACGGACCAACCTTCGGTCATGTCCGGCAGCCGTACGATGGTTCCACTGCGTGGCGTATTCGAAGCACTGAATGCCAATGTCGGCTGGAAGCAAAGCACCCGCACCGTAACCGCTACCAAAAATGGCACAACCATTACCTTGCCACTCGGCTCCAAAACAGCCGTCATCAATGGCAAAAATACCTCGCTCGACGTACCAGCAAAAGTGATCAAAGGTCGCACCATGGTTCCACTGCGCTTTGTCAGTGAAGCGCTTGGCAACAAAGTAGGCTGGAACAAAGCTACCCAGACCGTGACGATCACAACCGGCAGTAGCAATACACCGACTACACCGACCACGCCAACCGTTGACAGTGCTGTGATGCCTGTCGCTTATGTCAATGCGTCCGTTGTCGGTCAGCAAGGCAATGGCAGCGATCTGCAAGTCGTTTTCCCAGCTTCCACTAGCAAAACAGGTCTGAACCAATATCGCATTCTGGTGAGCAAAGCGTCGGATACCAGCTCCTTTACACTCAGCCGTGCGCTAGCAGTACCTGCCGGCAATTATCAAGCAATACCCGCAGGCAGTAGCAGTAACTATACGATTACTCTGACTCCACAGTCCAAGGATGTAAACGGCGATCTAATTCAGAAAAATGTCAGCTACCGCGTCTATGTCGTAGCTGTCGGCAATACCGGCTATATCAGTGCGATCACCACCGGTCAATCGCTCGTGAATCTGGGCGCTACCGTATCGGCATCGGCAACACCAAATAATGTCAAGCTGAGCGACGTGTCCGATTACAATGACGGCCGTGATCTGTCCGTATCCTTTGGCAAAGCATCGACGGAAACAGATGTTTCGTCTTATCGTCTGTTTATCGTGCGTACAGCGAATGCCAGCACATTCAATACGTCGCAGGCATCTGCCATCAGCAGCGATAACTACACGCTCGTTAGCAAAACTGGCTCCGATCAAACGGTACGTCTAAAAACAGCAAGTCGCGATACATCCGGCAAAACGATCCAGCAGGGTGTTGCATATTCTGCATTTGTCATGGCAGTGAATAACGCTGGCGATGTACTTGGTCTGTCGGCAGTATCTAACAGCGTCACACTCGGCAACACAGCACCAACGGTCAGCATCAGTAAAGTGTCGGATGTGAGCAATTTGGGCGATGCGCGCGATATTCAGCTATCGTTTGATAAAATTGCCGACGAATCCAAAATCAGCGGCTACCGTGTGTTCGTCGTTCGCAGCAAGGACTCTGACAACTTCGATCTGGCAACTGCATCCGGCCTAGTATCCAGTCGCTATATGGATGTATCCAAAGACGGCTCCGATCACGTACTGACTCTGTCATCCTCGCTCAAGGATAACAATGGAGACGCAATCACCAACAATGTCACTTATCGCGTATTCGTAATGAGCCGTGGTACAGGCTCCTACAGCGATGCCTTGTCTGCTGCTTCGTCCAGCATCACCCTGTCGTCCAACAGCAAAACAGTCGGCACCGCGAGCAGTGTTACGCTGACTGATGTGAGCGACTATGGCGATGGACGCGATGCTCAGGTTACGTTTAACAAAGCTAGCGATGAGAACTTGGTGAGTCAATATCGCGTAATGCTCGTCAAAGCAAGCAATTCCAGCAACTTCACCCAAGCCAAAGCCCAGAACGTATCTAGCTCCAACTATACGTCTGTAACGAAAAACGGCTCCAATCGCACTGTAACGCTCGCTGCTGGTGCGCGTGATACCGATGGAGACACTATCAAAAATGGTGTGGCATATCGCGCATATGTACTGACAGTGGGCAGTGGGGATGCGGCAGATACGTATGCGCTATCGTCCAGCTCCAGCACCATTACACTCGCAGGCAGTACAGCTGTATCCGCTGTAAGTGGCGTAACCGCCACTGGCAGCAGCCCAAGCAGTGCGAAGGATATTACAGTCAGCTTTACACCAGCGAACGATACTGGTATTAACGAATATCGGATCATCGCTGTGCGTACCGATCAGGCAGGCTCGTTCAATTTGGCAGCAGCCAACAATACGAGTTCCGCCAATTACACTCGCGTCAACAAAACCGCTGCCAAAGTTACACAGGCACTGACCGATAGCACGAAGGATTCCAACGGGAACGCTCTTGTGAAAAATGTTAGCTACCGCCTCTATGTTCTGGCTGTCGCGGACGGCTCGACCCGTACAGTGAATGCCTTGTCTGGCGCGTCGAATGACTTTACCCTGACGGAAAAAGCAGTGGCTGCACCGACCAGCGTATCTGCCGATGCTATCAATAACGGCACCGCGATTCGCGTAAGCTTCTCCCGTCCGTCAGATACAACTGGCATCAATTCGTATGCGATCATGCTCGTGCCTTCTGCGAATGCTAATAGCTTCTCGCTGGCAGACGCTAACCGCGTTACAGCGCCGAATTATCAGACGGTAACCGGCTCGACGTATAGCGAATGGTCGTTCTCGCTCAGCAATACCGACTATAGTGGCAATGCGCTGCGTCAAGGGG
Protein-coding regions in this window:
- a CDS encoding glycoside hydrolase family 13 protein: MKKIMKPEFWKESVIYEVYPRSFKDSNNDGIGDIPGILSKLDYLQDLGIDIIWLPPVYPSPNADYGYDITDHYGINPEYGTMDDWKELLHELHERNMRMIMDLVVNHTSDEHPWFEESRSSRDSKYRDYYFWRDPAPDGGPPNNWTSFLGDSMWTLDERTGQYYLHSYGVKQPDLNWDNPKVRKDMHKAMRFWLDQGMDGYRIDAVNVISKDTSFPPATDTDKMQANSTEFYKNGPHIHEYLHEMYTEVFSHYPIFTTGEASDVTLEDVKEYTHPGREELNMVLMIEASKICDDPKDMWKSKSWDLHELKEIVAKWQKDLYGEGWMGTYLSNHDHPRLVAYLGDEGRHRVESAKMLGILQLTLRGTPHIYQGDEIGMTNASHLHTIDDVTEQQARVYYDLMTTKYGEDPEQVMKRIRTKARDNARTPMQWDNSTYGGFSEHKPWIPVNPNHEYINVAQQEEDSDSILTMYRKLIHIRRKSSALLYGKYDCVMSEHDHIFAYTREWNDEHWLIILNFSRSETELQLPQELVDRLESSELILCTHGEHSREMARAAISQQPAKLQPYESLVFRGISILDQ
- a CDS encoding CorA family divalent cation transporter codes for the protein MIIMEKPEVMQSGNGWTWYHLDDSQHLIEHEDFDERIQAWASESLLCRHNHISTISYVDGQNAMNGTLVARLKDGPGDGWIFHYYVDEGRLITVGNMEWLENKISGKAWEEYVLEQGEPIEGFIFVINSFIRALFARMDEIEQYLMKIEERMQGNNGSRLLKEIIDLRNQLTRWNLHTIALKEIEYAIEETFPNTHDNSNTCRIMRIYMNRIRMLQQNYEHEIDSLLKVDDNIGNYRSNMIMRTLTVFTVLLTPMTALGAIWGMNFKNMPELDWSWGYAGALGLITGTTLITYWWLKRTGLTDDILRIDLKQEQRDDDD
- a CDS encoding copper amine oxidase N-terminal domain-containing protein, translating into MKKKLGTALLATALTVSGVVHIPYAVAATPIKIVIDGVQLNTDQPSVMSGSRTMVPLRGVFEALNANVGWKQSTRTVTATKNGTTITLPLGSKTAVINGKNTSLDVPAKVIKGRTMVPLRFVSEALGNKVGWNKATQTVTITTGSSNTPTTPTTPTVDSAVMPVAYVNASVVGQQGNGSDLQVVFPASTSKTGLNQYRILVSKASDTSSFTLSRALAVPAGNYQAIPAGSSSNYTITLTPQSKDVNGDLIQKNVSYRVYVVAVGNTGYISAITTGQSLVNLGATVSASATPNNVKLSDVSDYNDGRDLSVSFGKASTETDVSSYRLFIVRTANASTFNTSQASAISSDNYTLVSKTGSDQTVRLKTASRDTSGKTIQQGVAYSAFVMAVNNAGDVLGLSAVSNSVTLGNTAPTVSISKVSDVSNLGDARDIQLSFDKIADESKISGYRVFVVRSKDSDNFDLATASGLVSSRYMDVSKDGSDHVLTLSSSLKDNNGDAITNNVTYRVFVMSRGTGSYSDALSAASSSITLSSNSKTVGTASSVTLTDVSDYGDGRDAQVTFNKASDENLVSQYRVMLVKASNSSNFTQAKAQNVSSSNYTSVTKNGSNRTVTLAAGARDTDGDTIKNGVAYRAYVLTVGSGDAADTYALSSSSSTITLAGSTAVSAVSGVTATGSSPSSAKDITVSFTPANDTGINEYRIIAVRTDQAGSFNLAAANNTSSANYTRVNKTAAKVTQALTDSTKDSNGNALVKNVSYRLYVLAVADGSTRTVNALSGASNDFTLTEKAVAAPTSVSADAINNGTAIRVSFSRPSDTTGINSYAIMLVPSANANSFSLADANRVTAPNYQTVTGSTYSEWSFSLSNTDYSGNALRQGVTYKAFVVSVANGSTATVNALSPASREVTMIQQ